The genomic segment GCCTCGATGAGGGAGGTCTTGCCGGCTCCCGCATGGGCGACGACACAGAGGTTCCGGATGGCATCCGTCGTGTAATCTCTCATTGAGGCGCGACTCCTCGGTTCTGGAATGAGGGCGTATCCATCCGGAGCGGTCTCGGCGCAGACCACATCGCTCGCAGGAATGTCCGCGGGGAGTCGGAGGACATGCCCGTATCTGGGGGCGATTGTACGCGATGGGATCGAGCGTTGTCAATGCGCGTCGCCACTGGATTCTCACGCATCCACCTCGATGCGAGCGGGCTTCGACACCTTGACACCGTCGAACGCCGCTGTTATCGTCTCGGAATACCCAACGGCATCGACGCACCGTTACGTACCGGAACCCCCAAGCCGTCGTACGCGGTGTTCACAGGATCATCGTCCAGCACCGACGGCGGTAGAATCGCCAGGCGAACCCAATGAACATCCTCGATACGCCGGTCGGGCGCTATGCGCCGGGAATCGTCAACGTCGTCATCGAGATTCCCAAGGGGAGCAAGAAGAAGTACCGCTACCATCGCAAGAAGCGGGCGTTCGTCGTCGACTACCGGCTGATGACACCCGCTCCGACCGAGTACGGATGGGTTCCCGAGACGCTCTCCCCGGCGGGTAAGCGCCTCGACGCGATG from the Candidatus Poribacteria bacterium genome contains:
- a CDS encoding inorganic diphosphatase produces the protein MNILDTPVGRYAPGIVNVVIEIPKGSKKKYRYHRKKRAFVVDYRLMTPAPTEYGWVPETLSPAGKRLDAMVLVRKPTWAGNICEVRPIGALKRRDRDHKIVCVLLSEARFEAVR